One Aquisediminimonas profunda genomic region harbors:
- a CDS encoding IclR family transcriptional regulator, with protein sequence MDNKRDKLVGGGPQSAGIQSVEIGMTVLNAFAASSGAMSLKQVSQATSMAPSKVHRYLASFVRSGMLIQNATSGLYDLGPTARRLGLAAMGRLDAFTVASNGLLKLRDLTGHTVCMAVWSESGPILVRWESGQEPLILSLRIGSSIPLLDTSIGQTFLAYLPSSITEPAVKLQQKLSGTPPTRTVLDQAELDQIRSSCSTYTSSAMIKGVDAIAAPVFEAPNRLFSVITLAASHRSMQGAKLDKARQQVEAIAREISLELGCPQGWRAAP encoded by the coding sequence GTGGATAACAAGCGAGACAAACTAGTCGGTGGAGGACCCCAATCGGCCGGCATCCAGTCGGTCGAGATTGGCATGACCGTCCTCAACGCCTTTGCCGCCTCGTCAGGAGCGATGTCGCTCAAGCAGGTCAGTCAGGCGACCAGCATGGCGCCGAGCAAGGTGCATCGCTATCTTGCAAGCTTCGTGCGCAGCGGGATGCTGATCCAGAATGCGACAAGCGGCCTTTATGACCTTGGCCCCACGGCTCGAAGGCTCGGACTGGCGGCGATGGGCCGACTGGACGCCTTCACGGTCGCAAGCAACGGCCTGCTCAAGCTGCGCGACTTGACAGGTCATACTGTCTGCATGGCAGTGTGGAGTGAGAGCGGTCCGATACTAGTGCGTTGGGAATCCGGCCAAGAGCCGCTGATTCTGAGCCTTAGAATCGGCAGCTCAATCCCGCTTCTGGACACTTCGATCGGCCAAACCTTTCTCGCCTATTTGCCCTCGTCGATAACCGAACCGGCCGTGAAGTTGCAACAAAAGCTGTCGGGCACCCCGCCCACCCGCACCGTGCTGGACCAGGCCGAACTGGACCAGATTCGTTCGAGCTGCTCTACTTACACGTCTTCGGCAATGATCAAGGGCGTCGATGCCATTGCCGCACCGGTATTCGAGGCGCCGAACAGGCTGTTTTCGGTGATTACCCTCGCTGCGTCGCATCGCTCGATGCAGGGAGCGAAGCTCGACAAAGCACGCCAACAGGTCGAAGCAATCGCGCGCGAGATTTCCCTTGAACTGGGCTGCCCGCAAGGCTGGAGGGCCGCGCCGTAA
- a CDS encoding fumarylacetoacetate hydrolase family protein, producing the protein MKLATLDCQGTTRVAAAVSGDRLLVPSLANDLLAGAAGLPLSLKGLLAEDGALDRLRTMVAQVEAAGTQLLDALDQAGALVAGAKARFCAPIPDPMHFMGCGLAYRQHLTEMGGVPAPANPVLFLCSPAAISAHRDPIVLPAHQGTMVDYEGELAIVIGRPCYNVAQSEAMDYVAGYMAHNDVSARDHTAEVAAVTVPVKMLGAWSRNVGGKQHPGFSPMGPYLVTRDEIPDPHALHLTVRVNGNVVQDVTTDDLIFSVAHYVSYVSHWYALSPGDIISTGSPAGVGMAKKPPVFLQDGDIVTVDISGIGTLSNTIVSNSGGTSGRLT; encoded by the coding sequence GTGAAGCTTGCCACCCTTGATTGCCAAGGAACCACACGCGTCGCAGCAGCTGTCAGCGGCGACCGACTGCTGGTGCCTTCACTGGCAAATGATCTTTTGGCCGGCGCTGCCGGTTTGCCCCTATCGCTAAAGGGCCTGCTTGCCGAAGATGGTGCGTTGGATCGCCTAAGGACGATGGTTGCCCAAGTAGAAGCGGCAGGGACGCAACTGCTCGATGCGCTGGATCAGGCTGGCGCGCTTGTTGCTGGCGCCAAGGCGCGGTTTTGCGCGCCAATACCCGATCCCATGCATTTCATGGGCTGCGGCCTGGCTTATCGCCAGCATCTGACGGAAATGGGTGGCGTTCCTGCTCCTGCCAACCCAGTGCTGTTCCTCTGTTCTCCCGCCGCGATCAGTGCACACCGCGACCCTATCGTGCTGCCAGCACATCAGGGCACGATGGTTGACTACGAGGGTGAGCTGGCGATCGTCATCGGCCGCCCATGCTACAATGTCGCGCAGTCCGAGGCGATGGATTACGTCGCCGGCTATATGGCGCACAACGACGTTTCGGCGCGAGATCATACGGCCGAGGTCGCAGCCGTCACGGTTCCGGTCAAGATGTTGGGTGCCTGGTCGCGCAATGTTGGAGGAAAGCAACACCCGGGTTTCTCTCCAATGGGTCCCTATCTTGTAACCCGCGACGAAATTCCCGATCCACACGCGTTGCACCTGACAGTGCGGGTCAACGGAAATGTGGTCCAGGACGTCACCACCGATGACCTGATCTTCTCAGTCGCGCACTACGTTTCATACGTCTCTCATTGGTATGCGCTCAGCCCAGGTGACATCATTTCCACCGGATCGCCTGCGGGTGTCGGGATGGCCAAAAAGCCGCCAGTATTTCTGCAAGATGGCGACATCGTCACAGTGGACATTTCCGGCATCGGAACACTTTCCAACACGATCGTTTCGAATAGCGGAGGCACCTCGGGCAGGCTCACATGA
- a CDS encoding fumarylacetoacetate hydrolase family protein produces the protein MKLASYLLHGAPSFGVVNGEEIVDVGGELRERYGNLKNALESLGEIRCATEGKASFGRIGDTPMLPPIPDPGRIICIGRNYRADALKAGLAIPDYPILFTRYPDSQVGHLQPIIRPSVSDQFDWEGELAFVIGKPGRRISIENAHCHIVGYACYNDGSLRDYQRHTTQDAPGKNFWRSGAFGPWLVTSDEIPDPTALVVTSSLNGEIMQRGDVADFIFPIPELIAYLSSIFPLQPGDVIATGTPLGCGTTRDPKIWLKPGDRVDVSIEGIGTLTNYVADE, from the coding sequence ATGAAGCTGGCGTCCTATTTGCTGCACGGAGCACCGTCTTTCGGGGTCGTGAACGGCGAAGAGATCGTCGATGTCGGCGGCGAACTCCGCGAGCGGTATGGCAACCTCAAAAACGCCTTAGAGTCGCTCGGCGAGATTCGATGTGCGACCGAGGGCAAAGCCTCCTTTGGGCGAATTGGCGATACACCGATGTTACCGCCTATCCCAGATCCTGGGCGGATCATCTGCATCGGGCGCAACTACCGCGCTGATGCACTGAAGGCGGGTCTTGCAATTCCAGATTATCCGATCCTTTTCACCAGATACCCCGACTCACAAGTTGGGCATCTGCAACCCATCATTCGTCCATCCGTTTCGGACCAATTCGATTGGGAAGGCGAGCTGGCATTTGTCATTGGCAAGCCCGGGCGGCGCATATCGATTGAAAACGCTCACTGCCATATCGTGGGCTATGCGTGCTACAACGATGGGAGTTTGCGCGATTATCAGCGCCACACGACCCAGGATGCACCTGGAAAGAATTTCTGGCGGTCCGGTGCGTTTGGTCCCTGGCTGGTAACAAGCGATGAAATCCCCGACCCAACCGCGTTAGTTGTAACATCAAGCCTCAATGGCGAGATCATGCAACGCGGGGATGTCGCAGACTTCATCTTCCCGATCCCGGAATTGATTGCCTACCTGTCGTCGATCTTCCCACTGCAACCGGGCGACGTCATCGCAACTGGAACGCCGCTGGGTTGCGGAACCACTCGCGATCCCAAGATATGGCTGAAACCAGGCGATAGGGTTGACGTTTCGATCGAGGGTATCGGCACGCTCACCAATTACGTCGCCGATGAATAG
- a CDS encoding SDR family oxidoreductase, whose translation MPSVLITGANSGLGLEFTRQLLRLGWSVHACCRKPERADDLRALRGGTPESLNIHAVDLADFVSIDNLATKLASAPIDLLINNAGVMDTTPIDFSEDNRRKVQVFGALNHSSWSEVFLINVIGTTRLTEVVLPNLQAGSQRKIVMISSIMGSIEACSPNRFPPGGGLYLYRSSKAALNMISRNLAADLASCGFTVLSVNPGWVKTAMGGRDAMLDPETSVGNMIKVISSATSSDNGSFISHDGARLPW comes from the coding sequence ATGCCATCGGTCTTGATCACGGGCGCCAACAGCGGCTTGGGTCTTGAATTCACCCGGCAGCTCCTTCGCCTTGGATGGTCGGTCCACGCCTGCTGCCGCAAGCCCGAGAGAGCAGATGACCTGCGCGCACTAAGAGGCGGCACACCTGAAAGTTTGAATATTCACGCCGTCGATCTTGCCGATTTCGTCAGCATCGACAACCTCGCAACCAAGTTGGCGAGCGCACCCATCGATCTGCTCATCAACAATGCAGGTGTCATGGACACAACACCAATCGATTTTTCGGAGGACAACCGCCGGAAAGTCCAGGTCTTCGGCGCCTTGAACCATTCCAGCTGGAGCGAGGTGTTCCTCATCAATGTCATCGGAACGACGCGCCTCACAGAGGTTGTCCTGCCCAATCTGCAAGCCGGCAGCCAGCGTAAGATCGTGATGATTTCCAGCATAATGGGTAGTATTGAGGCATGTTCACCCAACCGCTTTCCGCCAGGCGGCGGTTTGTATCTTTACCGGTCCTCCAAGGCCGCACTCAACATGATTTCTCGAAATCTTGCTGCGGACCTCGCCAGCTGCGGGTTCACGGTTCTCTCGGTCAACCCGGGGTGGGTGAAGACAGCAATGGGCGGCAGAGATGCCATGCTCGACCCTGAAACAAGCGTCGGCAACATGATCAAAGTCATCAGCAGTGCGACATCGTCGGACAATGGCAGCTTTATTTCGCATGATGGGGCCCGGCTGCCTTGGTGA
- a CDS encoding alpha/beta fold hydrolase, with protein MVNTNPEIGRSVQAMGLATNYHEMGEGHSIILLHGSGPGVSAWANWGRTLPRLAEHFRVIAPDLAGYGHTQLDPDADYTMAYWVEHLRNFIDALKLDKVSFVGNSFGGALATNFNLQFPDRVERAAVMAGPVCAFDVTPSLHKAWGYSNPTPALMRELMTIFAYDPSIISDELVHLRYEASNRSGYREAYEAMFPLSKRQAIIDDWGLSDEQFQSFGNEWLFLHGLNDSIVPVEVSLRAARNITRSQARFFNRCGHWIMVEQADRFCRALIEFFSEI; from the coding sequence ATGGTCAATACAAACCCCGAAATCGGCAGGTCAGTTCAAGCGATGGGACTTGCCACCAACTACCATGAGATGGGTGAAGGCCATTCGATCATTTTGCTACACGGCTCAGGGCCCGGGGTCAGCGCGTGGGCGAACTGGGGAAGGACCTTGCCTCGGTTGGCTGAGCACTTCCGGGTTATTGCGCCCGATCTGGCCGGTTACGGACACACTCAACTCGACCCCGATGCGGACTATACAATGGCCTATTGGGTGGAGCATTTGCGTAATTTCATCGACGCCCTCAAGCTCGACAAAGTCTCCTTCGTTGGAAATTCGTTCGGCGGCGCGCTGGCCACCAATTTTAATCTGCAGTTTCCTGATCGCGTAGAACGCGCTGCGGTCATGGCGGGGCCGGTGTGCGCCTTCGATGTTACGCCGTCGCTCCACAAAGCCTGGGGTTACAGCAATCCGACACCTGCACTGATGCGCGAGCTGATGACGATCTTTGCCTATGACCCCAGCATCATCTCGGACGAGCTGGTGCATCTGCGCTATGAGGCAAGCAATCGATCCGGTTATCGCGAAGCCTATGAAGCCATGTTCCCGCTGAGCAAACGGCAGGCAATCATCGACGATTGGGGCCTGAGCGATGAGCAGTTTCAGAGCTTCGGCAACGAATGGTTGTTTCTCCACGGCCTAAACGACTCGATTGTGCCGGTCGAAGTTTCGCTTCGCGCTGCCCGCAACATCACGCGCTCGCAGGCTCGCTTCTTCAATCGCTGCGGCCATTGGATTATGGTCGAGCAGGCTGATCGTTTCTGTCGTGCACTGATTGAATTCTTCTCTGAAATTTGA
- a CDS encoding VOC family protein — protein sequence MTAQATKSILDLKFLSHGTLEVHDIEKSADFYQRFLGFEFVRTSPISGMVRLGGKHIYVVVQGPKGKGMPYTNHNGIDVSSREEVDRAHALCTQYKDEFGLKGITTPATQHDVYAFYFRDLDSNWWEILANPEGGYTQRFEHYLSTGPVADVSAFKPKKD from the coding sequence ATGACCGCTCAAGCAACCAAGTCGATACTCGACCTCAAGTTCCTCTCACACGGCACTCTGGAAGTGCACGATATCGAAAAGTCGGCAGATTTCTACCAACGCTTCCTTGGTTTTGAATTTGTCCGGACGAGCCCAATATCGGGAATGGTAAGGCTCGGCGGCAAACACATTTACGTGGTTGTTCAAGGCCCAAAAGGCAAGGGCATGCCCTATACCAACCACAATGGAATCGACGTCTCGAGCCGAGAGGAAGTAGATCGTGCACACGCTTTGTGCACCCAGTACAAGGATGAGTTCGGGCTGAAGGGCATTACCACCCCTGCCACACAGCACGACGTGTACGCGTTCTACTTCCGTGATCTCGACTCCAACTGGTGGGAAATCCTTGCGAATCCCGAGGGCGGGTACACCCAGCGATTCGAACACTACCTGAGCACTGGGCCGGTAGCCGATGTGTCTGCCTTCAAGCCCAAAAAGGACTAG
- a CDS encoding pirin family protein produces MRKVAIRTRGRDLGPITRLVSPGDLGELIKPFVFLDLATPLPGPAGMMRWHPHSGIATVTVIIAGAVRYQETTGTTGELGSGAVEWMASGGGVWHTGAPIGTEQLLGFQLWVALPPERENLQPHSQYLNADMVLQAGPARIILGEYAGVRSAIDAPKALTYLDVRLRAGEEWTFAPPPEQSIAWLAVHGGEISCSEHAGYGDMLIFDEGMEAITITAITDSGFVLGSAAKHPYDLHIGNHSVHTSAEALARGEAEIARIGSELRAAGMLR; encoded by the coding sequence ATGCGCAAGGTGGCAATCCGCACGCGCGGTCGGGACCTAGGCCCAATTACCCGACTGGTAAGCCCGGGAGACCTTGGCGAATTGATCAAACCGTTTGTGTTTCTTGATCTGGCCACACCGTTGCCAGGCCCCGCGGGAATGATGCGCTGGCACCCGCATTCGGGCATTGCAACAGTAACTGTGATCATAGCCGGCGCTGTGCGCTATCAAGAAACGACTGGAACAACCGGAGAATTGGGTTCTGGGGCGGTGGAATGGATGGCATCAGGCGGCGGAGTCTGGCACACCGGCGCACCGATCGGCACCGAGCAATTGCTGGGCTTTCAGCTTTGGGTGGCGCTGCCTCCAGAGCGAGAAAACCTGCAGCCCCATAGCCAATATCTGAATGCCGATATGGTGCTCCAAGCAGGGCCTGCACGCATTATCCTGGGAGAATACGCTGGTGTGCGGAGCGCGATTGATGCGCCAAAAGCACTGACCTATCTCGACGTACGGCTGCGTGCGGGGGAGGAGTGGACATTCGCGCCGCCCCCAGAGCAAAGCATTGCTTGGCTTGCGGTACATGGCGGTGAGATCAGTTGCTCCGAACATGCGGGCTACGGGGACATGCTGATCTTTGACGAAGGCATGGAAGCCATCACCATTACCGCCATAACTGACTCGGGTTTTGTTCTGGGTTCCGCTGCCAAGCATCCATACGACCTGCATATCGGCAACCATTCTGTGCACACCAGCGCCGAGGCATTGGCGCGTGGTGAGGCCGAAATCGCGCGAATCGGAAGCGAACTTCGCGCAGCGGGCATGTTGCGCTGA
- a CDS encoding nuclear transport factor 2 family protein, translating into MNEADLTTLLWDRSEIQTLLVRYARALDSKDWELYRRCLTDEVRIDFKPLTGIGEVRASFDSVYKWARMFFAPIKTQHVYTNFDITVEGDAAEAVVYLTAHVWRHNALGLATSQEFGYYNFSLRRDAGSWRINAIKINFFWVDGSGSIAEMHDPEFLAAMGEVFAAENHVLPS; encoded by the coding sequence ATGAACGAGGCCGATCTTACCACTTTGTTATGGGACCGCAGCGAGATCCAAACGCTTCTGGTGCGATATGCGCGTGCGCTTGATTCCAAAGATTGGGAACTCTATCGGCGCTGCCTTACCGACGAGGTTAGGATCGACTTCAAACCGCTTACCGGCATTGGCGAGGTCCGCGCTTCGTTCGACAGTGTTTACAAATGGGCTCGAATGTTCTTCGCTCCTATCAAGACTCAGCACGTCTACACCAATTTCGATATTACTGTTGAGGGCGATGCGGCTGAAGCGGTGGTTTATTTGACGGCGCATGTGTGGCGTCATAACGCACTAGGTCTGGCGACCAGCCAAGAGTTCGGCTATTACAACTTCTCCTTGAGACGCGATGCGGGTAGCTGGCGGATCAATGCTATCAAGATTAATTTCTTCTGGGTGGACGGCAGCGGTAGCATAGCGGAAATGCACGATCCCGAATTTCTCGCTGCGATGGGTGAGGTATTTGCTGCCGAGAACCATGTATTACCCAGCTAA